The window atcctggaacggggaagatgtacaaggatctcaagaaatatttttggtggccgggtatgaaagccgatgttgctaaatacgtaggagaatgtttgacgtgttctaaggtcaaagctgagcatcagaaaccatcaggtctacttcaacaacccgaaatcccggaatggaaatgggaaaacattaccatggatttcatcactaaattgccaaggactgcaagtggttttgatactatttgggtaatagttgatcgtcttaccaaatcagcacacttcttgccaataagagaagatgacaagatggagaagttagcacgactgtatttgaaggaagttgtctccagacatggaatacaaatctctattatctctgatagggatggcagatttatttcaagattctggcagacattacagcaagcattaggaactcgtctagacatgagtacttcctatcatccataaactgatgggcagagcgaaaggatgatacaaacgcttgaagacatgctacgagcatgtgttattgatttcggaaatagttgggatcgacatctaccgttagcagaattttcctacaacaacaactaccattcaagcattgagatggtgccgtttgaagcactttatggtagaaagtgcaggtctccgatttgttggagtgaagtgggggagagacagattacgggtccggagattatacaagaaactaccgagaagatcatccaaattcaacaacgattgaaaaccgcccaaagtcgacaaaagagctacgctgacattaaaagaaaagatatagaatttgaaattggagagaaggtcatgcttaaagttgcaccttggaaaggcgttgttcgatttggtaaacgagggaaattaaatccaaggtatattggaccattcaagattattgatcgtgttggaccagtagcttaccgacttgagttacctcaacaactcgcggctgtacataacactttccacgtctcgaatttgaagaaatgttttgctaaagaagatctcactattccgttagatgaaatccaaatcaacgaaaaacttcaattcatcgaagaacccgtcgaaataatggatcgtgaggttaaaagacttaagcaaaacaagataccaattgttaaggttcgatggaatgctcatagaggacccgagttcacctgggagcgtgaagatcagatgaagaagaaatacccgcatctatttccaaaagattcatcaacaccttcaacagcttaaaatttcgggacgaaatttatttaacgggtaggtactgtagtgacccgaacttttccatgtttatatatattaattgagattgatatttacatgattaaatgtttccaacatgttaagcaatcaaacttgttaagacttgattaattaaaatatgtttcatatagacaattgaccacccaagttgaccggtgattcacgaacattaaaacttgtaaaaactatatgatgacatatatatggatatacatatatatatatatatatatatatatatatatatatagttaacatgatactatgataagtaaacatatcattaagtatattaacaatgaactacatatgtaaaaacaagactactaacttaatgatttttaaacgagacatatatgtaacgattatcgttttaaagacatttaatgtatatatatcatattaagagatattcatacatgataatatcatgataatataataatttaaaatctcatttgatattataaacattgggttaacaacatataacaagatcgttaacctaaaggtttcaaaacaacacttacatgtaacgactaacgatgacttaacgactcagttaaaatgtatatacatgtagtgttttaatatgtatttatacaattttgaaagacttcaatacacttatcaaaatacttctacttaacaaaaatgcttacaattacatcctcgttcaatttcatcaacaattctactcgtatgcacccgtattcgtactcgtacaatacacagcttttagatgtatgtactattggtatatacactccaatgatcagctcttagcagcccatgtgagtcacctaacacatgtggaaaccattatttggcaactagcatgaaatatctcataaaattacaaaaatatgagtaatcattcatgacttatttacatgaaaacaaaattacatatcctttatatctaatccatacaccaacgacaaaaaaaacctacaaacactttaattcttcaattttattcatctaattgatctctctcaagttctatcttcaagttctaagtgttcttcatatattctacaaattctagttacataaaatcaagaatactttcaagtttgctagctcacttctaatcttgtaaggtgatcatccaacctcaagaaatctttgtttcttacagtaggttatcattctaatacaaggtaataatcatattcaaactttggttcaatttctataactataacaatcttatttcaagtgatgatcttacttgaacttgttttcgtgtcatgattctgcttcaagaacttcgagccatccaaggatccgttgaagctagatccatttttctcttttccagtaggtttatccaaggaacttaaggtagtaatgatgttcataacatcattcgattcatacatataaagctatcttattcgaaggtttaaacttgtaatcactagaacatagtttagttaattctaaacttgttcgcaaacaaaagttaatccttctaacttgacttttaaaattaactaaacacatgttctatatctatatgatatgctaacttaatgatttaaaacctggaaacatgaaaaacaccgtaaaaccggatttacgccgtcgtagtaacaccgcgggctgttttgggttagtcaattaaaaactatgataaaatttgatttaaaagttgttattctgagaaaatgatttttattatgaacatgaaactatatctaaaaattatggttaaactcaaagtggaagtatgctttctaaaatggtcatctagacgtcgttctttcgactgaaatgactacctttacaaaaatgacttgtaacttatttttctgactataaacctatcctttttctgtttagattcataaaatagagttcaatatgaaaccatagcaatttgattcactcaaaacggatttaaaatgaagaagttatgggtaaaacaagattggataatttttctcattttagctacgtgaaaattggtaacaaatctattccaaccataacttaatcaacttgtattgtatattatgtaatcttgagataccatagacacgtatacaatgtttcgacctatcatgtcgacacatctatatatatttcagaacaaccatagacactctatatgtgaatgttggagttagctatacagggttgaggttgattccaaaatatatatagtttgagttgtgatcaatactgagatacgtatacactgggtcgtggattgattcaagataatatttatcgatttatttctgtacatctaactgtggacaactagttgtaggttactaacgaggacagctgacttaataaacttaaaacatcaaaatatattaaaagtgttgtaaatatattttgaacatactttgatatatatgtatatattgttataggttcgtgaatcaaccagtggccaagtcttacttcccgacgaagtaaaaatctgtgaaagtgagttatagtcccacttttaaaatctaatatttttgggatgagaatacatgcaggttttataaatgatttacaaaatagacacaagtacgtgaaactacattctatggttgaattatcgaaatcgaatatgcccctttttattaagtctggtaatctaagaattagggaacagactccctaatagacgcgaatcctaaagatagatctattgggcctaacaaaccccatccaaagtcccggatgctttagtacttcgaaatttatatcatatccgaagggtgtcccggaatgatggggatattcttatatatgcatcttgttaatgtcggttaccaggtgttcaccatatgaatgatttttatctctatgtatgggatgtgtattgaaatatgaaatcttgtggtctattattatgatttgatatatataggttaaacctataactcaccaacatttttgttgacgttttaagcatgtttattctcaggtgattattaagagcttccgctgtcgcatacttaaataaggacgagatttggagtccatgcttgtatgatattgtgtaaaaactgcattcaagaaacttattttgttgtaacatatttgtattgtaaaccattatgtaatggtcatgtgtaaacaggatattttagattatcattatttgataatctacgtaaagctttttaaacctttattgatgaaataaaggttatggtttgttttaaaatgaatgcagtctttgaaaaacgtctcatatagaggtcaaaacctcgcaacgaaatcaattaatatggaacgtttttaatcaataagaacgggacatttcatagatgAGGTCGTTCCAGATTTTAGCTCCTGGCATGGATGGATCGAGTGGCTAGAAGAGTGGGATAAACCAGTTGTTGCAAAGGAAAAGATATACGTGATCATGGCTGCGTTTCTTTGGATTATGTGGAGATACAGGAATAGTGTTACATTCGATTCCTGTCCTATGAAGAAATGTAATCTTTTTAATTCTATATGTAATTTTTCTTTTATGTGGATTAGATATAGAGGTAAATGTAATATGTCGTGGAACTCGTGGCTCTTGAAACCATTGTAATTTGGTTCTCGTTTTGGTCTCCTCTAGTTGCTTGCTAGAGTGATTGTTAGTTATAAAattttgccgttcaaaaaaaaatgcTACTCCAATGTTAACTCTTTCTTATATGAACAATTTCTTTGAAGCCTCGCAAATATATCAAGAATATTAGACTTTTACCCTAatcaaaatgaaaaaaaaaaaaaatctagcaAACTTTACTTGTAGAAGAGGCACAACACTATTCTTTATTCTTGTAAACGGTGGCGGATCTAGGATTCGTAATCAGTGGTGTCATTAGTTAAAAGctcaaaaaaatttacactatccagTGGTGTCACACAAAGAAATTTACATTATCCAGTGATATCACTAATTAAAAGTCCAAAAAAATTTCTACTACATCGCATATTTCAGTGGTAGCCCGTGCCACCACTAGAATTAATATAGGTCCGCCCTTGCTCGTAAACAGGTAAGCCCGACGTTTTGTGACATTATTGATTGAAATCCTGGCTTCTCACAGGGCGTGTTATTTTACAGCGCTCGAGAAATGCATAAGTATATTTCATGTAATTAGTTGTTTTTCTAAATTATTCAATTTTATACTGTTTATATGGGTACgtagtatggttgttatcagtggcGAGTTTATGTATTAGcccgtggggtcacgggacaccgCTAGCTTAAAAATTTTACATTGAAAGTACTcattaaattgtataggacaccactaaataaaAATACATGACCCCATATATTTATCGAATTTATAATTTTTCCTTTGAATTGTATAGAATATCACTAAATTTAACTGCCCGGATCACATATATTTatcgattttaaagttttataaaggtaaacaaccactaaaatatattcaaatataattagtactgaaaaaaaatttcaaaaccccATTAAATTTTAATCTCGAAATCGCCAGTGGTTGTTATGCTAACACTAACTTGAGTTTTGGTTCATCAGGTTCTATTAATTGGACGCTCATTGTTAATAGGATTAAGTAATGGGCTGGGTTACTCACATGTAACAGATATTGAGGCCTGTTACAAATTAAAACACAGAAAGAAAAAGAATTGAATTACTTGATTACTCAATGAGAACTACATATACATGTgaaataattaaaccctaaatcaGACAACATTTATACCCCAAAGTTACAAACGGCTAgaataaaaaaataacaaaatgTAACCAGACGTTACAGTTTCACCTCCTGACATTGACGGACTTTAAACAATAGCCCCTATACTTTATCTAACTTTACACGATATTTACATTTTGATTATTAATCTATAGGAGTTCATCAATGTGCCATTGGTAATAATATTGACAATCTTTTGATGTTTACGATACAATAATATATGGATGTTAACATGAAATGAATGTGTTGCTAATTTTGCCATATATACCTAAATTGCTATATTTCCCTATTTACATGCTTAAACGTTGCTTTAGTAATAAGTCAGGACCACCAACAGGTTGTATTTCCGATGATCATCTTTACCAGCTTATAAAATCCAGCTTGTAACTTTAGTTGTGGACAGTATGTTCACGTACATGAAGTCATCTTTTTGAAAATCAACATGATCAGTTTGTTAATTAATGGTGGTACCATTGTATTTCActactggaaaaatgatttttccggATGATAAATCCGGACGACAAGTCGTCCCAGAAAGCCTTCCCGGACGGCACGTCGTCCGGGATGAGTCGTCTAGAAAGGTTCGCCCCGGAAAGTTTTTCGGGACGGCATGTTTTTTTCCCAGACGGAGGGTGGGGCCCACATTGACTCAACGCTAGCCTTCGTGGACGATATTTCCGGACGACTAGTGGAGACGATATGTCGTCCCGAAAGAGTTCGGATTAAAATAATattacatttttattaataattattaattgataacagaaaaataaaataatcCTGGACGACTCTTCCTGGACAACAAGTCGTCCGGAAAGGAATTTGCTATTCCCGGACGCATTCGTTTATGTTGTTTCCAGCCGTATTCGATACGGCACATTTTTAAATATCAAAACCTGCTACATAAATAAGATTATAGTTTCACAAAATACCATAATAACATTAAAAAATAAAGTATCCAAACGCAACAATAATTATCCAAACATTTTAAAATTCGGAAACACTACCAAATCAACTAATATCGTTTACAAAACATAAACTTAACATTAAACACACCCAACAAAAGCATAATTGTCTTCAAACACACCAAACAAATTATAAATCGTCAAATCCATCATCATACAAATCTTCATCATTGTTACGGCTCGGGCGCGAAGTATTGGAATTGGAAGTACCGGTAGTATACCCAAAATTTGGTTGAATATTGGGAGGGACTACAAGATTATTAAAAGCAAAGATTTGTTCAATTTGACTTGCGGTGTAGTATGGTTCCATTGGTGGTTGTCTACTCCGACCGGTAGAAGATGAAGATGCGGAATTACTTGCCGACTTTGGTAACTTCGGTCTCGTCTCTTCTCGGTTGTTCTTTTAGCAATTCCTTCATTCTTGTCTACAAGGTTAcacaaaatctatatatatataccatttgacttatacttatatttatatttataagtagtacACCAAAATCTATGAAAATTTATTACTTACGTAGTGTTGTTTTGGTTTGAAATCCTTAGTCCACCCGGTTCCGTCCTTGGGTTTGTGCAAGAGCTTGTAATTTTTGATAGGACCGATTTTCGGACCGTGCCTTATCTTATTCTCGTTCTACAAACACACACAAAATAacttaaatgtatataaatcaaataacatattttctaacattttatcatttatgtaaaaCATTAAAAACAAGGAGGTTTACGTAATTTACCAAATGTTTAACTATCGATTTGCTTCCATGCAAACTGTGGTATTGGACTTTAGACCGGTTTTTTGCATTTTGCTCACAACGCTTTTGGTATTCTTCGTTAAGCATCAAGTCAACAAAAGGATTCCAGAGTTCGGCTTCAACGTCCGGTGGTAGGTGGGAACGAACAAAATCAATATCATTAGGATATTGGCTTCGGATGTTTTTGAAATAACCTTGTTGTTCACTTTTTATGTGTTTCCATCTATCCCCCGCTATCTTGTTAACAGCAGCTCGGACTAGATGTTCTTTATCCGATTCTAGCCAAGGTTCAATTTTAAAGAAATTCTACGATATAAAGTAATAGATATATTAGAAGATTGTATATAagaaacgcatatatatatatatatatatatatatatatatatatatatatatatatatatatatatatatatatatatatatatatatatatatatatatatatatatatatatatatagcggggGATAGATGgaaaaaatatgtatatgtatgtatatgtatatgtataagtactaATTAATTAAACTTACGCGGATATCAATCCAAACTAATTCTTTTGAAGACCTTGGCACATCCGCCCAACACTCGTAATGTTTCGGGAACTTCGGGGACCTAACAACACTAGATATCAAACTAACAAACATTGAACTATTGGGGCCTATCGGATTAACGGTATTCCACGTAAAATCAAAGTCAATATCGAGTCGTCCTTGAGCATCGTACATTTTTCGTAAACCTATGTTTTTTGATTTTCCCCGTTTACCCCGTGTATTAGATTGGGGTTCGTTATCTTGGCCACCGGCCCCCGCACCGATTATTAGGAAAATGAGAGCAAAGAAATTTATGTGCATAAATACAAATAAAGTGAATAGAACaatgatatatagatatacatttatacatatacatatatatatacatataattatatatatatacatatatatatatatacatacatatatatatatatatatatatatatatatatatatatatatgtgtgtgtgtgtgtgtgtgtgtgtgtgtgtgtgtgtatgtgtacatatacatatatttcatgcggaaaatttaaaaagacattcatagaaataacattcacaaaaatattaaacatttgattacaacaacaagcgttttttgataaatgacaagaattacacatcaataatcatcatcatcactagaGTAAGCTTCATTTTGAGGAATTTTGGGATTTAGCTCATCGTCAGccaccacatcatcatcatcatcacatatgTCATGAGGAAGGGAAAAAGGTTCTAAATCACAaatgtcttcatcatcatcatcatcattaacttcatGTGTTGGTGGATTAACTTCATGTGTTGGTGGATTAAACTGAATTGGTATTGATTCTTCGGGTACACTCATACTTGTATAAGTCATATTATCTAAATCATCATTAAGGCTAAGATTGGATGAATTAGTTTCGTGTACAACATCCCGTATGGTGTCTTCGATAATGTCTCTATCCCAGAGTTTTCGATGATGTACCTCATGAACGACCTTCCAGCT of the Rutidosis leptorrhynchoides isolate AG116_Rl617_1_P2 chromosome 5, CSIRO_AGI_Rlap_v1, whole genome shotgun sequence genome contains:
- the LOC139849120 gene encoding uncharacterized protein, which produces MYDAQGRLDIDFDFTWNTVNPIGPNSSMFVSLISSVVRSPKFPKHYECWADVPRSSKELVWIDIRNFFKIEPWLESDKEHLVRAAVNKIAGDRWKHIKSEQQGYFKNIRSQYPNDIDFVRSHLPPDVEAELWNPFVDLMLNEEYQKRCEQNAKNRSKVQYHSLHGSKSIVKHLNENKIRHGPKIGPIKNYKLLHKPKDGTGWTKDFKPKQHYTRMKELLKEQPRRDETEVTKVGK